The proteins below come from a single Salvia miltiorrhiza cultivar Shanhuang (shh) unplaced genomic scaffold, IMPLAD_Smil_shh original_scaffold_190, whole genome shotgun sequence genomic window:
- the LOC131003317 gene encoding auxilin-like protein 1 isoform X2 produces MESLSRPPQRRKHSAARSASTSSFSLNNPYGDVLLSRGADKAKFQPHEYAEIFSGSTSIPVLDLSGLTQPAGFRSSELDYSNIFGGAKGGDVAVCHEQLFNGVVKTNKTRIPADAESPFQEHGSLNASGKAKSSLGANGLPVDGIKQQFNVSFNKISQRSSNESNGKTHIAQLQAVPGFTHFVDDGTPQSQKKEGERPVLLVKREVSRTWSFNSGIDATIIKGGLSSEKSHTPDKSCLPSFASNETAGENSPPLFDEELDENSDAAVSIAALKKAIEQAQESMRLAKLIMQKKREGIKDGSRARRSKGRSKVEDKKETRTEHASGGPKENNVMGKNQRLNPTFPVFTGVDGKSAPILSHSDNLLNARKTDVETVRENFEPANAHGDAFIDVDKKFTSSCSRSGSCNTDIKDELENIMQNVGASESHGETTNYTGSVETVVLESGKLDCNDNSVCSTTKAVPCLDHMETGHEALEQRESTKHQAERHEVFSRRAEGAANTSPSVQELEQSPNEEAVEQCQATVSPVKGPANLVERVLIVSGSTQEHGKITHGGGHSRINQENELTEGSGGIADKEMCEMKFVGNEELYLTEKNMVDEADIGKQRENVSEWQEDGQDAKCSDGGEIGLVAKEEILWFESEVQLEEPGIFPVVGEAATEMCMVLKPEIDDERPNFEEDIQTVSGEYEDYGIAIRPMDAAESEAIETIQIGTNTDSEAQNGRIPLDVEELNHTDGAAGRRNHLQDNGQELNDSASERDTSEAFAVHSNDRGAISSDNHGINTTTFFSETPEPCNVDFNNKAGEHQALLRGCEDNYSLPRGTDIFWEVEENEAGKQFELEPNNMPGTDIFGACASAEKCTESQLNNTYKRFSSDSKSTSDVLTYKDHEKTLPNNEDMLKTATEIHNTAQEYAANINMQNFLEGHVCTANQVQGIDNTDVKPDLRQNSENSEESQSTYSVESEDEVSAHESPACRNDAKEDSLNKEEITGDLDMKSDERVHAGLRSEWLNSKDQSHLSQTNCKPKEMDESVEAERNIKTGQDMEENVQNLGRTSISEKPDAKQNEQKCEIDSWQRIEAIRRGREQEKDRIARLISEWVNSEDQSHLSQTNCKSKEIDKSVEAERNIKTGQDMEENVQNLGRTSTPEKPDAKLNEQKCEIDSWQRIEAIRRGGEQEKDRIARLVSEWVNSKDQSHLSQTNCKPKEMDKSVEAERDIKTGQDMEENVQNLGRTSASEKQDSKRNEQKYERDSWQRIEAIRRGREQEKDRIAVEREREKDRIAVDRAIREVRERAFAEARERAERAAVEKAAAEAQQRVTGQVREKTVKASVDTKPSVDKASIEAKLRVERAAVERATAEARERALEKAMSQKTSMGARGHAAKYSAERPSSSSRNDGLKHSFSYSDLEKSDGATSESAQRRKARLERHQRIMERAAKALAEKNTRDLLAQKEQAERSRLAESLDADIKRWATGKEGNLRALLSTLQYILGPESAWQPVSLTEIVTAAAVKKAYRKATLCVHPDKLQQRGASIQQKYICEKIFDLLKAAWNRFNSEEN; encoded by the exons ATGGAGTCGCTGTCTCGACCACCGCAAAGAAGAAAACACTCCGCGGCCAGGAGCGCCTCCACCTCTTCATTCTCTCTCAACAACCCCTACGGCGACGTTCTGCTCTCCAGAGGCGCCGACAAAGCCAAGTTCCAGCCTCACGAATACGCCGAGATTTTCTCCGGTTCTACCTCCATTCCGGTTCTCGATCTTTCCGGTCTGACCCAGCCGGCGGGTTTCCGGAGCTCCGAGCTCGATTACTCCAACATTTTTGGTGGTGCCAAAGGTGGTGACGTGGCTGTGTGTCATGAGCAGTTGTTTAATGGCGTTGTTAAGACAAACAAAACGCG GATTCCGGCAGATGCAGAGTCTCCATTTCAAGAACACGGTTCTCTCAATGCTTCAGGAAAGGCCAAAAGCTCATTAGGTGCTAATGGTCTACCAGTTGATGGAATCAAGCAGCAATTTAACGTGTCATTTAACAAGATCAGCCAAAGAAGTAGCAATGAATCGAATGGGAAAACACATATAGCACAGCTCCAAGCTGTTCCTGGTTTTACTCACTTTGTTGATGATGGAACTCCTCAATCTCAGAAGAAAGAAGGGGAAAGGCCTGTTCTTTTAGTGAAACGTGAAGTTAGCCGAACCTGGAGTTTCAATTCTGGCATTGATGCAACCATTATTAAAGGTGGATTAAGTTCCGAAAAGTCACATACACCAGATAAGTCATGTTTACCAAGTTTTGCTTCTAACGAGACTGCTGGTGAAAACTCACCACCACTCTTTGATGAGGAGTTAGATGAAAATTCAGATGCTGCTGTTTCTATTGCTGCCTTGAAGAAAGCCATAGAGCAGGCTCAGGAGAGTATGAGGCTTGCTAAACTGATTATgcaaaagaaaagagaaggtaTTAAAGATGGTTCTAGAGCCAGGAGGTCTAAGGGTCGGTCAAAAGTTGAGGATAAGAAGGAAACTAGGACTGAACATGCGTCTGGTGGTCCGAAGGAGAACAATGTGATGGGAAAAAATCAGCGATTAAATCCTACATTCCCTGTGTTCACTGGGGTTGATGGAAAATCTGCTCCAATCCTGAGTCATAGTGACAATCTTCTAAATGCTCGGAAGACTGATGTGGAAACCGTAAGGGAGAATTTTGAACCAGCCAATGCTCATGGAGATGCATTCATTGATGTGGACAAGAAATTTACTTCATCTTGTAGTCGGAGTGGGTCATGTAACACTGACATAAAGGATGAATTGGAAAATATCATGCAAAATGTTGGGGCATCTGAATCACATGGAGAGACAACTAATTATACTGGATCAGTAGAAACTGTAGTTCTGGAATCTGGGAAATTGGACTGCAATGATAACTCAGTATGTTCCACAACTAAAGCTGTGCCTTGCCTTGATCATATGGAAACTGGCCATGAAGCTTTGGAACAGAGAGAGTCAACCAAGCATCAAGCAGAAAGGCATGAAGTTTTCTCTAGAAGGGCAGAAGGTGCGGCAAACACTTCTCCAAGTGTGCAAGAGCTGGAACAGAGCCCTAATGAAGAAGCCGTAGAACAGTGTCAGGCAACTGTTAGTCCTGTAAAAGGGCCTGCAAATCTTGTGGAACGAGTTCTAATTGTTTCTGGAAGCACACAAGAGCATGGGAAAATTACGCATGGAGGTGGACATTCAAGGATCAACCAGGAAAATGAACTAACTGAGGGTAGTGGCGGCATTGCGGATAAGGAAATGTGTGAAATGAAATTTGTGGGGAATGAGGAATTGTATTTGACCGAGAAAAACATGGTGGATGAAGCAGACATTGGTAAGCAGCGTGAAAATGTCTCTGAGTGGCAAGAAGATGGCCAAGATGCAAAATGTAGTGATGGAGGCGAAATTGGATTGGTAGCCAAAGAGGAGATTCTATGGTTCGAGAGTGAAGTACAGCTGGAGGAGCCTGGAATCTTTCCAGTAGTTGGAGAAGCTGCGACCGAGATGTGCATGGTTCTCAAGCCAGAAATTGATGATGAGAGACCGAACTTTGAAGAAGACATTCAAACTGTATCTGGAGAATACGAGGATTATGGAATTGCAATTAGACCTATGGATGCGGCTGAAAGTGAAGCAATTGAGACCATACAGATAGGAACAAATACTGATTCGGAAGCTCAGAATGGTAGAATTCCTTTGGATGTTGAGGAATTAAATCATACTGATGGAGCAGCAGGTAGAAGGAACCATCTTCAGGACAATGGTCAAGAATTAAATGATTCTGCTTCTGAAAGGGATACTAGTGAAGCCTTTGCTGTCCATTCTAATGATCGTGGTGCAATTTCCAGTGATAATCATGGTATTAATACTACAACCTTCTTCAGTGAGACTCCAGAACCTTGTAATGTTGACTTCAACAACAAAGCCGGAGAACATCAAGCACTTCTTAGAGGCTGCGAAGATAACTATAGCTTGCCTCGAGGAACTGACATATTTTGGGAAGTTGAGGAAAATGAGGCCGGAAAACAGTTTGAGCTGGAGCCAAATAACATGCCTGGAACAGATATCTTCGGTGCATGTGCCTCTGCAGAGAAGTGTACTGAAAGCCAACTGAACAACACTTATAAAAGGTTCTCTTCTGATAGCAAGTCTACCAGTGACGTTTTAACTTATAAAGATCATGAGAAAACACTGCCAAACAATGAGGATATGCTCAAGACAGCTACTGAGATTCATAATACTGCTCAAGAGTATGCTGCTAACATCAATATGCAAAATTTTCTTGAGGGACATGTTTGTACTGCTAACCAAGTTCAAGGAATTGATAACACAGATGTAAAGCCAGATCTGCGACAAAATTCAGAGAACAGCGAAGAATCTCAATCAACCTACTCCGTTGAAAGTGAAGATGAGGTATCTGCTCATGAGTCTCCAGCTTGTAGAAATGATGCAAAAGAGGATTCCTTAAACAAGGAAGAAATAACAGGTGATCTTGATATGAAGTCTGATGAAAGAGTACATGCTGGATTACGAAGTGAATGGCTCAACTCCAAGGACCAAAGTCACCTTTCTCAAACAAATTGTAAACCTAAAGAGATGGACGAATCTGTGGAAGCTgaaagaaatataaaaacagGTCAAGATATGGAAGAGAATGTCCAGAATCTCGGTAGAACCTCCATCTCAGAAAAGCCAGATGCCAAACAAAATGAGCAGAAGTGTGAGATAGATTCTTGGCAAAGGATTGAAGCCATTAGGAGGGGCAGAGAACAGGAAAAAGATAGAATTGCTAGATTAATAAGTGAATGGGTGAACTCCGAGGACCAAAGTCACCTCTCTCAAACAAATTGTAAATCTAAAGAGATTGACAAATCCGTGGAAGCTgaaagaaatataaaaacagGTCAAGATATGGAAGAGAATGTTCAGAATCTCGGGAGAACCTCCACCCCAGAAAAGCCAGATGCCAAACTAAATGAGCAGAAGTGTGAGATAGATTCTTGGCAAAGGATTGAAGCCATTAGGAGGGGCGGAGAACAGGAAAAAGATAGAATTGCTAGATTAGTAAGTGAATGGGTGAACTCCAAGGACCAAAGTCACCTCTCTCAAACAAATTGTAAACCTAAAGAGATGGACAAATCTGTGGAAGCTGAAAGAGATATAAAAACAGGTCAAGATATGGAAGAGAATGTCCAGAATCTCGGGAGAACCTCCGCCTCAGAAAAGCAAGATTCCAAACGAAATGAGCAGAAATATGAGAGAGATTCTTGGCAAAGGATTGAAGCCATTAGGAGGGGCAGAGAACAGGAAAAAGATAGAATTGCTGTTGAGAGAGAACGGGAAAAAGATAGAATTGCTGTTGATAGAGCAATCCGAGAAGTACGTGAGAGAGCTTTTGCTGAAGCTCGAGAAAGAGCAGAACGAGCTGCTGTGGAGAAAGCAGCAGCTGAAGCTCAACAAAGAGTTACGGGGCAGGTGCGGGAAAAGACTGTGAAGGCATCAGTAGATACTAAGCCATCAGTTGATAAGGCATCCATTGAAGCCAAGCTCAGAGTGGAACGTGCTGCCGTAGAAAGAGCCACAGCAGAGGCACGTGAACGTGCTCTAGAGAAAGCAATGTCTCAAAAAACTTCCATGGGGGCAAGAGGACATGCTGCAAAATATTCTGCAGAAAGGCCTTCTAGTTCTTCCAGAAATGATGGATTGAAACACAGTTTCTCATACTCT GATTTGGAGAAATCTGATGGAGCTACCAGTGAATCAGCACAGAGACGTAAAGCAAGGTTAGAGAGACATCAGAGAATAATGGAGCGAGCG GCAAAGGCCCTTGCTGAGAAGAATACGCGCGATCTTCTTGCCCAGAAAGAGCAGGCTGAGAGAAGT AGATTAGCTGAATCTCTTGATGCTGATATAAAGAGATGGGCCACAGGAAAAGAGGGGAATTTGCGTGCACTACTCTCGACTCTACAATAT ATACTTGGACCGGAAAGCGCCTGGCAGCCCGTCTCACTGACAGAGATTGTAACTGCCGCTGCTGTAAAGAAAGCATACAGGAAGGCAACTCTTTGTGTACATCCTGACAAATTACAGCAACGAGGAGCTAGCATTCAACAAAAATACATATGTGAAAAGATTTTTGATCTTCTGAAG GCAGCATGGAACAGATTCAATTCAGAGGAAAATTGA
- the LOC131003317 gene encoding auxilin-like protein 1 isoform X1, producing the protein MESLSRPPQRRKHSAARSASTSSFSLNNPYGDVLLSRGADKAKFQPHEYAEIFSGSTSIPVLDLSGLTQPAGFRSSELDYSNIFGGAKGGDVAVCHEQLFNGVVKTNKTRRIPADAESPFQEHGSLNASGKAKSSLGANGLPVDGIKQQFNVSFNKISQRSSNESNGKTHIAQLQAVPGFTHFVDDGTPQSQKKEGERPVLLVKREVSRTWSFNSGIDATIIKGGLSSEKSHTPDKSCLPSFASNETAGENSPPLFDEELDENSDAAVSIAALKKAIEQAQESMRLAKLIMQKKREGIKDGSRARRSKGRSKVEDKKETRTEHASGGPKENNVMGKNQRLNPTFPVFTGVDGKSAPILSHSDNLLNARKTDVETVRENFEPANAHGDAFIDVDKKFTSSCSRSGSCNTDIKDELENIMQNVGASESHGETTNYTGSVETVVLESGKLDCNDNSVCSTTKAVPCLDHMETGHEALEQRESTKHQAERHEVFSRRAEGAANTSPSVQELEQSPNEEAVEQCQATVSPVKGPANLVERVLIVSGSTQEHGKITHGGGHSRINQENELTEGSGGIADKEMCEMKFVGNEELYLTEKNMVDEADIGKQRENVSEWQEDGQDAKCSDGGEIGLVAKEEILWFESEVQLEEPGIFPVVGEAATEMCMVLKPEIDDERPNFEEDIQTVSGEYEDYGIAIRPMDAAESEAIETIQIGTNTDSEAQNGRIPLDVEELNHTDGAAGRRNHLQDNGQELNDSASERDTSEAFAVHSNDRGAISSDNHGINTTTFFSETPEPCNVDFNNKAGEHQALLRGCEDNYSLPRGTDIFWEVEENEAGKQFELEPNNMPGTDIFGACASAEKCTESQLNNTYKRFSSDSKSTSDVLTYKDHEKTLPNNEDMLKTATEIHNTAQEYAANINMQNFLEGHVCTANQVQGIDNTDVKPDLRQNSENSEESQSTYSVESEDEVSAHESPACRNDAKEDSLNKEEITGDLDMKSDERVHAGLRSEWLNSKDQSHLSQTNCKPKEMDESVEAERNIKTGQDMEENVQNLGRTSISEKPDAKQNEQKCEIDSWQRIEAIRRGREQEKDRIARLISEWVNSEDQSHLSQTNCKSKEIDKSVEAERNIKTGQDMEENVQNLGRTSTPEKPDAKLNEQKCEIDSWQRIEAIRRGGEQEKDRIARLVSEWVNSKDQSHLSQTNCKPKEMDKSVEAERDIKTGQDMEENVQNLGRTSASEKQDSKRNEQKYERDSWQRIEAIRRGREQEKDRIAVEREREKDRIAVDRAIREVRERAFAEARERAERAAVEKAAAEAQQRVTGQVREKTVKASVDTKPSVDKASIEAKLRVERAAVERATAEARERALEKAMSQKTSMGARGHAAKYSAERPSSSSRNDGLKHSFSYSDLEKSDGATSESAQRRKARLERHQRIMERAAKALAEKNTRDLLAQKEQAERSRLAESLDADIKRWATGKEGNLRALLSTLQYILGPESAWQPVSLTEIVTAAAVKKAYRKATLCVHPDKLQQRGASIQQKYICEKIFDLLKAAWNRFNSEEN; encoded by the exons ATGGAGTCGCTGTCTCGACCACCGCAAAGAAGAAAACACTCCGCGGCCAGGAGCGCCTCCACCTCTTCATTCTCTCTCAACAACCCCTACGGCGACGTTCTGCTCTCCAGAGGCGCCGACAAAGCCAAGTTCCAGCCTCACGAATACGCCGAGATTTTCTCCGGTTCTACCTCCATTCCGGTTCTCGATCTTTCCGGTCTGACCCAGCCGGCGGGTTTCCGGAGCTCCGAGCTCGATTACTCCAACATTTTTGGTGGTGCCAAAGGTGGTGACGTGGCTGTGTGTCATGAGCAGTTGTTTAATGGCGTTGTTAAGACAAACAAAACGCG TAGGATTCCGGCAGATGCAGAGTCTCCATTTCAAGAACACGGTTCTCTCAATGCTTCAGGAAAGGCCAAAAGCTCATTAGGTGCTAATGGTCTACCAGTTGATGGAATCAAGCAGCAATTTAACGTGTCATTTAACAAGATCAGCCAAAGAAGTAGCAATGAATCGAATGGGAAAACACATATAGCACAGCTCCAAGCTGTTCCTGGTTTTACTCACTTTGTTGATGATGGAACTCCTCAATCTCAGAAGAAAGAAGGGGAAAGGCCTGTTCTTTTAGTGAAACGTGAAGTTAGCCGAACCTGGAGTTTCAATTCTGGCATTGATGCAACCATTATTAAAGGTGGATTAAGTTCCGAAAAGTCACATACACCAGATAAGTCATGTTTACCAAGTTTTGCTTCTAACGAGACTGCTGGTGAAAACTCACCACCACTCTTTGATGAGGAGTTAGATGAAAATTCAGATGCTGCTGTTTCTATTGCTGCCTTGAAGAAAGCCATAGAGCAGGCTCAGGAGAGTATGAGGCTTGCTAAACTGATTATgcaaaagaaaagagaaggtaTTAAAGATGGTTCTAGAGCCAGGAGGTCTAAGGGTCGGTCAAAAGTTGAGGATAAGAAGGAAACTAGGACTGAACATGCGTCTGGTGGTCCGAAGGAGAACAATGTGATGGGAAAAAATCAGCGATTAAATCCTACATTCCCTGTGTTCACTGGGGTTGATGGAAAATCTGCTCCAATCCTGAGTCATAGTGACAATCTTCTAAATGCTCGGAAGACTGATGTGGAAACCGTAAGGGAGAATTTTGAACCAGCCAATGCTCATGGAGATGCATTCATTGATGTGGACAAGAAATTTACTTCATCTTGTAGTCGGAGTGGGTCATGTAACACTGACATAAAGGATGAATTGGAAAATATCATGCAAAATGTTGGGGCATCTGAATCACATGGAGAGACAACTAATTATACTGGATCAGTAGAAACTGTAGTTCTGGAATCTGGGAAATTGGACTGCAATGATAACTCAGTATGTTCCACAACTAAAGCTGTGCCTTGCCTTGATCATATGGAAACTGGCCATGAAGCTTTGGAACAGAGAGAGTCAACCAAGCATCAAGCAGAAAGGCATGAAGTTTTCTCTAGAAGGGCAGAAGGTGCGGCAAACACTTCTCCAAGTGTGCAAGAGCTGGAACAGAGCCCTAATGAAGAAGCCGTAGAACAGTGTCAGGCAACTGTTAGTCCTGTAAAAGGGCCTGCAAATCTTGTGGAACGAGTTCTAATTGTTTCTGGAAGCACACAAGAGCATGGGAAAATTACGCATGGAGGTGGACATTCAAGGATCAACCAGGAAAATGAACTAACTGAGGGTAGTGGCGGCATTGCGGATAAGGAAATGTGTGAAATGAAATTTGTGGGGAATGAGGAATTGTATTTGACCGAGAAAAACATGGTGGATGAAGCAGACATTGGTAAGCAGCGTGAAAATGTCTCTGAGTGGCAAGAAGATGGCCAAGATGCAAAATGTAGTGATGGAGGCGAAATTGGATTGGTAGCCAAAGAGGAGATTCTATGGTTCGAGAGTGAAGTACAGCTGGAGGAGCCTGGAATCTTTCCAGTAGTTGGAGAAGCTGCGACCGAGATGTGCATGGTTCTCAAGCCAGAAATTGATGATGAGAGACCGAACTTTGAAGAAGACATTCAAACTGTATCTGGAGAATACGAGGATTATGGAATTGCAATTAGACCTATGGATGCGGCTGAAAGTGAAGCAATTGAGACCATACAGATAGGAACAAATACTGATTCGGAAGCTCAGAATGGTAGAATTCCTTTGGATGTTGAGGAATTAAATCATACTGATGGAGCAGCAGGTAGAAGGAACCATCTTCAGGACAATGGTCAAGAATTAAATGATTCTGCTTCTGAAAGGGATACTAGTGAAGCCTTTGCTGTCCATTCTAATGATCGTGGTGCAATTTCCAGTGATAATCATGGTATTAATACTACAACCTTCTTCAGTGAGACTCCAGAACCTTGTAATGTTGACTTCAACAACAAAGCCGGAGAACATCAAGCACTTCTTAGAGGCTGCGAAGATAACTATAGCTTGCCTCGAGGAACTGACATATTTTGGGAAGTTGAGGAAAATGAGGCCGGAAAACAGTTTGAGCTGGAGCCAAATAACATGCCTGGAACAGATATCTTCGGTGCATGTGCCTCTGCAGAGAAGTGTACTGAAAGCCAACTGAACAACACTTATAAAAGGTTCTCTTCTGATAGCAAGTCTACCAGTGACGTTTTAACTTATAAAGATCATGAGAAAACACTGCCAAACAATGAGGATATGCTCAAGACAGCTACTGAGATTCATAATACTGCTCAAGAGTATGCTGCTAACATCAATATGCAAAATTTTCTTGAGGGACATGTTTGTACTGCTAACCAAGTTCAAGGAATTGATAACACAGATGTAAAGCCAGATCTGCGACAAAATTCAGAGAACAGCGAAGAATCTCAATCAACCTACTCCGTTGAAAGTGAAGATGAGGTATCTGCTCATGAGTCTCCAGCTTGTAGAAATGATGCAAAAGAGGATTCCTTAAACAAGGAAGAAATAACAGGTGATCTTGATATGAAGTCTGATGAAAGAGTACATGCTGGATTACGAAGTGAATGGCTCAACTCCAAGGACCAAAGTCACCTTTCTCAAACAAATTGTAAACCTAAAGAGATGGACGAATCTGTGGAAGCTgaaagaaatataaaaacagGTCAAGATATGGAAGAGAATGTCCAGAATCTCGGTAGAACCTCCATCTCAGAAAAGCCAGATGCCAAACAAAATGAGCAGAAGTGTGAGATAGATTCTTGGCAAAGGATTGAAGCCATTAGGAGGGGCAGAGAACAGGAAAAAGATAGAATTGCTAGATTAATAAGTGAATGGGTGAACTCCGAGGACCAAAGTCACCTCTCTCAAACAAATTGTAAATCTAAAGAGATTGACAAATCCGTGGAAGCTgaaagaaatataaaaacagGTCAAGATATGGAAGAGAATGTTCAGAATCTCGGGAGAACCTCCACCCCAGAAAAGCCAGATGCCAAACTAAATGAGCAGAAGTGTGAGATAGATTCTTGGCAAAGGATTGAAGCCATTAGGAGGGGCGGAGAACAGGAAAAAGATAGAATTGCTAGATTAGTAAGTGAATGGGTGAACTCCAAGGACCAAAGTCACCTCTCTCAAACAAATTGTAAACCTAAAGAGATGGACAAATCTGTGGAAGCTGAAAGAGATATAAAAACAGGTCAAGATATGGAAGAGAATGTCCAGAATCTCGGGAGAACCTCCGCCTCAGAAAAGCAAGATTCCAAACGAAATGAGCAGAAATATGAGAGAGATTCTTGGCAAAGGATTGAAGCCATTAGGAGGGGCAGAGAACAGGAAAAAGATAGAATTGCTGTTGAGAGAGAACGGGAAAAAGATAGAATTGCTGTTGATAGAGCAATCCGAGAAGTACGTGAGAGAGCTTTTGCTGAAGCTCGAGAAAGAGCAGAACGAGCTGCTGTGGAGAAAGCAGCAGCTGAAGCTCAACAAAGAGTTACGGGGCAGGTGCGGGAAAAGACTGTGAAGGCATCAGTAGATACTAAGCCATCAGTTGATAAGGCATCCATTGAAGCCAAGCTCAGAGTGGAACGTGCTGCCGTAGAAAGAGCCACAGCAGAGGCACGTGAACGTGCTCTAGAGAAAGCAATGTCTCAAAAAACTTCCATGGGGGCAAGAGGACATGCTGCAAAATATTCTGCAGAAAGGCCTTCTAGTTCTTCCAGAAATGATGGATTGAAACACAGTTTCTCATACTCT GATTTGGAGAAATCTGATGGAGCTACCAGTGAATCAGCACAGAGACGTAAAGCAAGGTTAGAGAGACATCAGAGAATAATGGAGCGAGCG GCAAAGGCCCTTGCTGAGAAGAATACGCGCGATCTTCTTGCCCAGAAAGAGCAGGCTGAGAGAAGT AGATTAGCTGAATCTCTTGATGCTGATATAAAGAGATGGGCCACAGGAAAAGAGGGGAATTTGCGTGCACTACTCTCGACTCTACAATAT ATACTTGGACCGGAAAGCGCCTGGCAGCCCGTCTCACTGACAGAGATTGTAACTGCCGCTGCTGTAAAGAAAGCATACAGGAAGGCAACTCTTTGTGTACATCCTGACAAATTACAGCAACGAGGAGCTAGCATTCAACAAAAATACATATGTGAAAAGATTTTTGATCTTCTGAAG GCAGCATGGAACAGATTCAATTCAGAGGAAAATTGA